From Litoribacterium kuwaitense, a single genomic window includes:
- the fliF gene encoding flagellar basal-body MS-ring/collar protein FliF gives MMKDNFKQYWERIKAFWNERPLWQKVSFISALFLVIIGLSFVTYRGANPTLITLYNNLTPEETGQIKANLDSKGVASEIGANGTSIQVPEDQAEALSVELAAEGIPETGHIDYSFFGDQMGMGMTENEFQMVKLESMQNELAQMITSISNIDDAKVMINIPESSVWVNETDQPASAAIVLKIAPGANVDQSSINALYHLVSKSVPSLPPENIEIMDQNFNHLTLKGSDEQSFATFSDQLEVKSQIEEDIKERVQQMLGMLMGYNRVVTTVTADIDFTQENRTENLVVPVNEEDMEGIQVSVERITEAFEGQGAGAGGIAGTADNDITNYAEVNGGQNGDYERIEERINNDVSRIQKNIVESPYQLRNLGIQVLVDPTIPNTNGEVLSAAEQTQLQDDISQILTKIIRTSVPESVRQEQDVDLVENISVAMQPFNGRVNFANEPSSGLPLWNIYVMAGLGVALLIALIVLWSRRKNRVEEEELEYDQGGLSFVDDEVEDIPREEGEEVMKRRQIEKLALEHPDEFAKLLRTWLSED, from the coding sequence CTTCCTCGTCATTATTGGCTTATCCTTTGTTACATATCGCGGAGCAAACCCGACGTTAATCACACTTTATAACAATCTTACGCCTGAAGAAACCGGGCAGATTAAAGCGAATTTAGACTCTAAGGGTGTGGCTTCAGAAATTGGCGCAAATGGTACGTCTATTCAGGTTCCGGAAGATCAAGCAGAAGCTTTAAGTGTGGAGCTTGCTGCAGAAGGTATACCAGAAACTGGGCATATCGATTATTCATTTTTCGGAGATCAAATGGGCATGGGTATGACCGAGAACGAGTTTCAAATGGTCAAATTAGAGTCAATGCAAAATGAATTGGCGCAAATGATTACGTCAATATCCAATATTGACGATGCAAAGGTCATGATCAACATTCCAGAGAGCTCAGTGTGGGTGAATGAAACAGACCAGCCGGCTTCAGCGGCGATTGTTCTTAAAATCGCACCTGGTGCCAATGTAGACCAGTCATCAATTAACGCGCTGTACCATCTCGTTTCAAAAAGTGTACCCTCATTGCCGCCAGAAAACATTGAGATTATGGATCAAAACTTTAACCACTTAACGCTGAAAGGAAGCGATGAGCAGTCATTTGCTACCTTTTCTGATCAGCTCGAAGTGAAGAGTCAAATTGAAGAGGATATTAAAGAGCGGGTACAACAAATGCTCGGGATGCTTATGGGTTATAACCGAGTCGTGACCACAGTAACAGCAGACATTGATTTTACTCAGGAAAATCGCACAGAAAACCTCGTCGTTCCTGTCAATGAAGAAGATATGGAAGGCATTCAAGTCAGTGTTGAAAGAATTACTGAGGCATTTGAAGGCCAAGGAGCAGGAGCCGGCGGCATCGCAGGAACAGCTGACAATGACATCACAAATTATGCGGAAGTCAATGGCGGACAAAATGGCGATTACGAACGGATCGAGGAACGGATTAATAACGACGTCTCTCGTATTCAAAAGAACATCGTTGAAAGTCCATATCAGTTAAGGAACCTCGGGATTCAAGTACTCGTTGATCCGACAATTCCAAATACGAATGGAGAGGTGTTGTCCGCTGCTGAGCAAACACAATTGCAGGATGACATTTCACAAATTCTTACGAAAATCATTCGAACATCTGTCCCAGAGAGTGTCCGTCAAGAGCAAGATGTTGATCTCGTTGAAAATATTTCTGTTGCGATGCAGCCATTCAATGGAAGAGTCAATTTTGCAAACGAACCATCTTCAGGCTTGCCATTGTGGAATATTTACGTCATGGCTGGGCTAGGTGTGGCCTTGCTCATTGCACTCATTGTTTTATGGAGTCGGCGGAAAAATCGTGTTGAAGAGGAAGAGCTTGAGTATGATCAAGGTGGTCTGTCTTTTGTAGATGATGAGGTCGAAGATATTCCTCGTGAAGAAGGAGAGGAAGTTATGAAAAGACGACAAATTGAAAAGTTGGCGTTGGAGCATCCAGACGAATTTGCCAAGCTACTTAGAACATGGCTGTCTGAAGATTAA